The proteins below are encoded in one region of Longimicrobiales bacterium:
- a CDS encoding DPP IV N-terminal domain-containing protein, translating into MSILRWAASVALTLAILGSIPEPAAAQEVDYNRAERFLSWHTTPMVSNDQVNPNWLEDGRRFWYRNSLGEGHEFIFVDPGAGARRQLFDHHRLASAMSMADDTSYVGTKLPFDNFEFGEELRTIEFAARKQQFTCNIVQYSCMVGDTVASDTPYVESPDGLWEAFVVDYDLYVRPTGGGDSIRVTTDGEEYNSYGLGAPRPSQLRNPGPRRPSVSWSPDSRRVAVSRDDEREVEHHHYLSMTPQRPEHFSYPYALPGDSIIPYPGIHIVSLDVAATTDGDGGSPLPQVASNVAVGFAERPLQSSYAGSVPDSAWSDDGATLYVTSTDRGYKNMWLTAVNVNTGAERILAHETGKTYVEMGHGTRLDPASWYVFQNDDVLWWSQRDGWAHLYMLGADGAVKTQLTSGAWMVERVLRVDEASGQIYFIARGREADRFIYEAYMYRINRDGSGLTLVTPQEGHHEITWSPDGSVFVDRWSQIDVPAQIALKSGADGRTIMPLEAANVDRLTAELDFQPAEVFTVKARDGITDLYGLIYFPPNLDPEAEYPIISHIYPGPQVGSVGRAWNYRGGGDDFALAQLGFIVIQLDHMGTPWRSKAFHDNYYGDFNDNGLPDHITAIQQLAARYPVIDIDRVGMYGHSGGGFATADAMFRFPDFFKVGVSGAGNHDNATYNIYWAEKYQGELTRDEDTGVDNFQEEANKSHVANLQGKLLLMHGDMDDNVHPAMTIQVVDELIKANKDFDLLIAPNRAHGLNEPYFVRKRWDYFVTHLLGAEPPSEYVIQRPQN; encoded by the coding sequence ATGAGCATACTCCGTTGGGCGGCCTCGGTCGCCCTCACCTTGGCGATTCTCGGGTCGATCCCCGAGCCCGCGGCCGCCCAGGAAGTCGACTATAACAGAGCCGAGCGCTTCCTTTCTTGGCACACGACACCGATGGTGTCGAACGACCAAGTGAACCCAAACTGGCTGGAAGACGGGCGGCGCTTCTGGTACCGAAACAGCTTGGGTGAAGGGCACGAGTTCATCTTCGTTGATCCGGGTGCGGGTGCCCGACGCCAGCTCTTCGACCACCACCGCCTCGCCTCCGCGATGTCCATGGCGGACGACACGTCTTACGTCGGCACGAAGCTGCCCTTTGACAATTTCGAGTTCGGCGAGGAACTCCGCACGATCGAGTTCGCCGCTCGGAAGCAGCAGTTCACGTGCAACATCGTCCAGTACTCCTGCATGGTCGGAGATACCGTCGCGAGCGACACCCCCTACGTCGAGTCGCCCGACGGATTGTGGGAGGCATTCGTGGTCGACTACGACCTCTACGTTCGCCCGACGGGTGGCGGAGACTCGATCCGCGTCACGACGGATGGAGAGGAGTACAACTCCTACGGACTCGGGGCGCCACGCCCCAGTCAGCTGCGGAATCCCGGCCCACGACGCCCTTCGGTCAGTTGGTCGCCCGACTCGCGGCGCGTGGCCGTATCGAGAGACGATGAGCGGGAAGTAGAGCACCATCACTACCTCTCCATGACCCCGCAGCGTCCAGAACACTTCTCCTACCCCTACGCACTTCCGGGCGACTCGATCATCCCGTACCCGGGCATTCATATCGTGTCACTGGATGTCGCTGCCACCACAGATGGTGACGGTGGGTCTCCCCTTCCGCAGGTAGCGAGCAACGTCGCCGTAGGCTTTGCGGAGCGGCCCCTTCAGTCGTCGTACGCGGGCTCCGTGCCGGACTCCGCCTGGAGTGATGACGGTGCGACGCTCTACGTGACGTCTACCGATCGCGGATATAAGAACATGTGGCTCACGGCCGTGAACGTGAACACCGGAGCGGAGCGCATTCTGGCTCACGAGACGGGCAAGACCTACGTCGAGATGGGCCACGGCACTCGACTCGATCCGGCGTCTTGGTACGTGTTCCAGAACGATGACGTCCTCTGGTGGTCGCAGCGTGACGGGTGGGCCCATCTGTACATGCTCGGCGCCGACGGCGCAGTGAAGACCCAGCTCACCTCGGGTGCATGGATGGTCGAGCGAGTCCTCCGCGTCGATGAGGCCTCGGGTCAGATCTACTTCATTGCGCGGGGTCGCGAGGCGGACCGGTTCATCTATGAGGCGTACATGTATCGGATCAATCGGGATGGGTCAGGTCTGACGCTGGTGACCCCACAAGAAGGCCACCACGAGATCACCTGGTCACCGGACGGATCCGTCTTTGTAGATCGCTGGTCTCAGATCGACGTACCGGCGCAGATCGCACTGAAGTCCGGAGCCGATGGGCGGACGATCATGCCGCTCGAAGCAGCCAATGTGGACCGCCTGACGGCAGAGCTCGACTTCCAGCCGGCGGAGGTCTTCACCGTGAAAGCTCGTGACGGCATCACGGACCTCTACGGGCTGATCTACTTCCCGCCGAACCTCGATCCGGAAGCGGAATACCCGATCATCTCGCATATCTATCCGGGCCCACAGGTCGGCTCGGTCGGGCGGGCGTGGAACTACCGCGGCGGTGGAGACGACTTCGCGCTCGCACAGCTCGGCTTCATCGTGATCCAGCTCGATCACATGGGGACGCCGTGGAGGTCGAAGGCCTTCCACGACAACTACTACGGTGACTTCAACGACAACGGACTGCCGGATCACATTACGGCCATCCAGCAGCTCGCGGCGCGGTATCCGGTCATCGATATCGACCGCGTGGGGATGTACGGACACTCGGGCGGGGGCTTCGCGACCGCCGACGCCATGTTCCGCTTCCCGGACTTCTTCAAGGTCGGCGTGTCGGGTGCTGGCAACCACGACAACGCCACCTACAACATCTACTGGGCGGAGAAGTACCAGGGTGAGCTGACGCGCGACGAGGACACGGGCGTCGACAACTTCCAGGAAGAGGCGAACAAGTCGCATGTCGCGAACCTCCAGGGGAAGTTGCTGCTGATGCACGGCGACATGGACGACAACGTCCACCCTGCCATGACCATCCAGGTCGTGGACGAGTTGATCAAGGCCAACAAGGACTTCGATCTGCTCATCGCGCCGAATCGGGCCCACGGGCTCAACGAACCGTACTTCGTGCGGAAGCGCTGGGACTACTTCGTGACGCACCTCCTCGGCGCCGAGCCGCCAAGTGAGTACGTGATACAGCGTCCGCAGAACTGA